AATTCGCAGCCAGCAAAGTAGCAATGATACGCCTGATACAGCGCTCAATACAATTCAGCCGGCTACAAAAAAAGCAGCATTTAGCTCGCCCAGTGATTTTGTAGCTGCCTTGATGCCCCATGCAGAAGCGTTCGCCAATAAGCTCGGCGTAGACGCTAAGGCCCTATTGGCTCAAGCCGCGGTAGAAACTGGTTGGGGACGATTTATGATCCACGGTAGTGAAGGTCAGAACTCGCACAATTTGTTTGGGATTAAGGCCGATAAGCGTTGGCAAGGTGATAGTGCTGCAATTAATACAGTGGAATTTGAAGATGGTGTGGCCAAACAGAAAAAGGCCGCATTCAGATCTTACGACTCCTTCACTGATGCCCTGCAAGACTATGTTGCTTTTGTAAAGGATAATCCTAGATATCAGCAAGCTATGCAAAAAGCCAGCGATCCCAAAGCTTACTTCGACGCTCTGCAGGACGCAGGCTACGCTACGGATCCTCAATACGCTGACAAAATTATGTCTGTACTTAACAGTGACACCTTTAAAATGGCCTTGTCATTTGGGCAGGGGGAATAAGCCATGATCCGTCCAACTGACTTATATTCCATTGCCACCAGTGGTGTTCGTGCGAGCAATCAACTGCTGACAACAACCAGTAATAATATTGCCAACGTGAATACCGAAGGCTATGTCAGAGAACGCACCAGTTTTACCAGTCAGTTAATTGGCGGAGTGGGGCGAGGCACCACTGAGCGTGTTATTAATACCTTTGCCCAAAATCAAATGCGTCGTGACACCACACAAGTTGGTGAGTTTGAAACCTATTACCAACGTGCATCTGTACTAGACAATGTTTTCGCTAGCGAGGCCAACAGCTTATCAAGCAGCATGAGTCGCTATTTCAGTTCTCTGCAAACTGCCACCGATGAGCCATCGAATATGGCAGCCAGACAAGTGGTTTTAGGTGAAGCCAATGCGCTAGTGGGTCAGGTTAGTACGCTGGCGCAATTTATGGACGACAAAGAGAAAGAGTTAAATCTGGAGCTTGACGCTAAAATTACCCGAGCCAATGATTTAATTGAGACTATTGCCGAGCTTAACGCCAATATCCGTGTGGTACAGGGCAACAACCGTTTTGAGGAACCTGGAGCATTAAAAAATGAGCGGGACAGCGCGATTATAGATTTAGCCGAATTGATGTCGATTGAAACCCGGGACAATGGTCAAAATGATGGCACCGTAATGGTTAATCTCACCTCCGGTGAGTCTTTGGTATTGCAAGACGGTTCTTTCAATTTATTCCAATTAAGTGGCGAACCTGACGCTGATTACCGTAATTTATTTTTATCGAGTACCGGAAAACCCACCACTTTG
Above is a window of Aliiglaciecola sp. LCG003 DNA encoding:
- the flgJ gene encoding flagellar assembly peptidoglycan hydrolase FlgJ codes for the protein MDLNNHINSQIDMSRNVNDIKGIDQLRQAALSGDKGALDEAAKQFEAIFVQMMLKSMRKAQDALADQDSPFNSQQVKFYRDMHDQQLAVDLSTRGNIGIADIIVQQLSPEQSGLMPASAIRQNANLAGMVRQASEPHSIRSQQSSNDTPDTALNTIQPATKKAAFSSPSDFVAALMPHAEAFANKLGVDAKALLAQAAVETGWGRFMIHGSEGQNSHNLFGIKADKRWQGDSAAINTVEFEDGVAKQKKAAFRSYDSFTDALQDYVAFVKDNPRYQQAMQKASDPKAYFDALQDAGYATDPQYADKIMSVLNSDTFKMALSFGQGE